ACAAGCGCGCCCGCCTCGGCGTGGGTTACCTCCCGCAAGAAGCTTCCATCTTCCGCAAGCTCTCCGTTGAAGACAACATCATGGCGATTCTCGAAACGCAAGACATGAAGCGTGCTGAGCGCAAAAAGAAGTTGGAACAGCTTCTCGAAGAATTCAAGATTACGCATATTCGCAAGACGAAATCCATGAGCTGTTCCGGTGGTGAACGCCGCCGTCTTGAAATTGCACGTGCGCTTGCAAGTGACCCCTCGTTCCTCTTGCTCGACGAACCGTTTGCGGGCATTGACCCGATTGCCGTTGCCGACATCCAGTCTATCATTTCGGAACTCAAGGACCGCGGCATGGGCGTGCTCATCACGGACCACAACGTTCGCGAAACGCTTTCGATTACGGACC
This is a stretch of genomic DNA from Fibrobacter sp. UBA4297. It encodes these proteins:
- the lptB gene encoding LPS export ABC transporter ATP-binding protein gives rise to the protein MVSTIRTDKLRKIYGHRQVVSDVSIQVSQGEIVGLLGPNGAGKTTTFYMIVGMVRPDAGHIFLDDIEMTDKPMYKRARLGVGYLPQEASIFRKLSVEDNIMAILETQDMKRAERKKKLEQLLEEFKITHIRKTKSMSCSGGERRRLEIARALASDPSFLLLDEPFAGIDPIAVADIQSIISELKDRGMGVLITDHNVRETLSITDRAYIMYKSQVLTEGSSQHLAEDPEARRIYLGDSFRLD